ATCTAGCTCTCTTTTACATCTCAAACCCTGGGAATAAGGTGCGTTTTAGAAAGTTATCTAGATCTCTAAATATTCCCTTAAGAAATCTGCAACGATATACTGAATGTTTGAAAAACGCCTATCTAATTTTTTTCATTAAGGCGTTAAATCCAAAGTTAGGTGAAATGTTAAAGACTGATAGAAAAGTGTATTGTATAGATAATGGTATATCTAACGTCGTGGGTTACAGATTAAGTGAGAATATAGGAGGTTTATTTGAGAACTTAATTTTTATAGAGTTAATGAGAAGGTATGGTGTCAATAATATTTTCTACTATAAAGGGAAGCGAGAAGTGGACTTTGTGATAAAAAGAGGAAACGAAGTTAGGGAAATATATCAAGTTACGTACTACTCAACTGACATGGAAAGGGAGATAGAGGGGATAAAAGAATTCCTCCGTATTAAAGAAGTTAAAGCGAGGATAATTACCTATGATGAAGAAGGTGAACTAAAGGTTAATAATAGTGACGTGAAAATGGTCAAAGCTTGGAAATGGTTATTGATGGAATAGTTTCTCCAATGCTATTACTCTCTTTAAATGAAGGTGTAAATCAAGATCTGCAGTGAAACCTATTCCTCCATGTGTCTGTATCGAATCCAAAATAGTTTTGAACGCTTTCCTATAAGCGTATTTAAGAATTCTCGTTGAATCTGACGGGTTAACTAAGTATCTCGACCTAACTAACTCTAACCCTATTGCATCATCTACTAATCTGTGTTTTATTGCTTGATAAGATCCTATAGGCTTCCCAAAAGTAATTCTGTTCTTAGAGTATTCAATTGTTTCTTTAAGCACAGCAGTCGCGTGCCCTATAATCTGGGCTGAAGCTAATAACTTTACCTTATTGAAATCAACATTGGACTCTCTCCATTTACCATCGATGATCTTATACATTCGTATCGAAGGATCTGGAGATTCAATCTCTTCAACGTTTATCTCGTTCTTGTTTGAAATCCCTCTTGGCGTAATAATAACCTCAGCCTTATCAACCTCTGCAACGTAATTTACTCCAATACTTACTGGATAATCCAACCCCACCATTGAATTAAAGGCTACAATTCCAGGTAAAAAATTCTCACCGATTATCTCATTAATTAACAGTGCATTCTTCATGCTTGTCTCTTTAATGAATTGGAAAATTCCCAAGTCCCTAATTCTCTCAAATATATTAATGCTCTTATCTCTGCTTACTTCATGTTTTTTAGCTCCATACTGTGTCCACTCTCTGCTTAAGAATTCGTTTAAGGCATTCTTTATCAGCTCGAGATCTTCATCGTGTTCAACGTCTAACAGCAATGTATCACCACTATAAATTATTGCGAATCCATTTAAAACTTAATATCCACTTATTTAGCACGAATTGAATCAATTATGGATTCCGCTTCATTATGTTATCTGTATTTTTCATTGTCTTAAGTGTGAATATATTGATAATCGTGATTATGTAGCAATAAGGAATTTTCATGTGTAGGCGTTACATGCTTCGCCTCTAACAGTTGAATTAAATTCACGCTGTGAATTCGTAGGAGAGTCTCTAACCATCATGAATTCCCCTCGACGTAATTCCGAATCTATGAGGAGAGTCACTTTGTGACGAGGAGAAGTCAAGCTCTAGCAGTGGTTTATTGATATCTATTTTTATTTTTTATTCTAAAGGAGATGTATTCTTCCCTAATATATAAACCGTTATCAGTTAATATTATGTATTTACGCGAGTCTAGACTCTTCCTCCCCTTCTTTTTAGGACTAAATCTACAAGAAGTAGACTATAATGGAATTTTTCTCTAAATTTTGTATTATTTATGTATATATAGCGAATAAAGTCGCAATATACTATATTTTTGCGTTTATTTTTAGTTTTTACTTGGTGGAGAAGAAATAGGCTTAGGCATAAAATATAAAGCTAAATTGCGTTAATTATTTCTTTTGCCCTAATTTGACGTTGTGTGTTATGGTTAGAAATACTTTAGGGCAATTTGTCAAGTTAACCTCCAGTTATCTGAACAGAAAAATACTAGATAATTAGTTTACGTAAATTCCAGTGGAAACAATGGAATTTTTAATCTTACATTAAATTGAAAGTAATACCTCCCCTTCCTTTTTACCAGAACCTTGTCTCATTTGGTATAGCCCAAATGGAGCAAGTATTTTTAGTATTATTTTTAGTAAAGATTATAAAATTTTAGCCATTCTCTAGCTAATATACAGTTACTTGTCAATAAATACAATATTGCAATAGAATTTCTAAACGGTTGGTATATTCGCTTTCTCCTTTGAGAACTCTATGAACTCATCAACACTCATTCCAGCCATTTTAGCTGCTCCTCTAAAATCCCCCGTTTCTATGTAGTATTCGAGAGCTCTCCTTATATTTTCTGGTTGTGATTTTATGAAGTTCCAGTCTGCGTATTTTCTTCTGATTTCTCTTGCTTCCTTGTAGTATTCTAGTAGTTCTTTAATTTTCTCCTCATCCATAACTCTAAATTAGATTGTACCTTTTTAAATCTCTTTCAGCAAATTTGTGTTTAGTCTCTTCAGAGTATATGGTAATTTCATTTCTTAAATCCTTTATATAACCTTGTTTATACAGCTCATATAGTACATCTAATGCCCTCATGACCTTCACATCCTTATATTCGTTATAAAAATACGGTGCTACTACCGCAGCACCGTTCTCTGTAAGCACTACCAGGTTGAGAACTTTTCCGTATACTAAACAAATAGACTCTGGAAAATCTAATGGTCTCACCGGAAGTCTTCTGCTTTCAGTAACCAGATAATTAGCTTTTTGAATGATATCAGGCAGTTCTGGAAGTATAGCAATTCTATTACTTTCCAAATTGGCTGAAATCCATAGGAGAGCTTTTTCGTTTCTTATCTCGGATAAAACACTCTCAGTGATGTAAATGAGATCGAAAATATGAAAAATTAGACTGTTTTTATTATATTTAACCCAATCCAATAGAAATGATGTATCCATTACTGCATTAGACACTAGGAATCCCTGCCTTTATCCTTAACTCGTTAAACTCATCCATTGACATTCCAGCTAATTTTGACGCATTATAAAGATCACCCACCTCTATGTAATATTCTAGTGCTATACGTATTTTAGGCTGTTGTGATTTTATGAAGTTCCAGTCTGCGTATTTTCTTCTGATTTCTCTTGCTTCCTTGTAGTATTCTAGTAGTTCTTTAATTTTCTCCTCATCCATAATTAATACTCAGATTATAGAGATAAGAGCTTTATCTATAAGGGATTTTAGAGAATCCTTTTAGTTTGTTGATTTTCTGAAAATTGAGGCTATTCTCTCTATCAGGACTATTCATAGAATTATCGCCTAGTTTTCAAATGATACACACACTAGAATCC
The nucleotide sequence above comes from Sulfolobus tengchongensis. Encoded proteins:
- a CDS encoding DNA-binding protein; the protein is MSNAVMDTSFLLDWVKYNKNSLIFHIFDLIYITESVLSEIRNEKALLWISANLESNRIAILPELPDIIQKANYLVTESRRLPVRPLDFPESICLVYGKVLNLVVLTENGAAVVAPYFYNEYKDVKVMRALDVLYELYKQGYIKDLRNEITIYSEETKHKFAERDLKRYNLI
- a CDS encoding acyl-CoA dehydrogenase family protein, yielding MLLDVEHDEDLELIKNALNEFLSREWTQYGAKKHEVSRDKSINIFERIRDLGIFQFIKETSMKNALLINEIIGENFLPGIVAFNSMVGLDYPVSIGVNYVAEVDKAEVIITPRGISNKNEINVEEIESPDPSIRMYKIIDGKWRESNVDFNKVKLLASAQIIGHATAVLKETIEYSKNRITFGKPIGSYQAIKHRLVDDAIGLELVRSRYLVNPSDSTRILKYAYRKAFKTILDSIQTHGGIGFTADLDLHLHLKRVIALEKLFHQ